Proteins found in one Opitutaceae bacterium genomic segment:
- the hrpB gene encoding ATP-dependent helicase HrpB produces the protein MPADLPIYELESSLIEALKNEGRVIVHAPTGSGKSTQVPQMLLAHGLLDKGEVVVLQPRRLAARMLAKRVAEEMGCALGDTVGYQIRLESRVSARTRIRFVTEGILLRQMSFDALLRGVAVVVFDEFHERHLYGDISLARALQIQRDARPDLKIIVMSATLDAEVLRSYLQPCRVLTSQGRSFPVQIEYLPKSVNFDAEPVWDVAARECARIAGATSGDMLVFMPGAYEISRTLQAVQGMRELRGFAALPLHGELPPDQQDRAVAKADSRKIIVSTNVAETSLTIDGVTAVVDAGLARMARFDPHRGINTLLIEKISAASADQRAGRAGRTAPGVCLRLWTEREHAQRPLQEVPEVRRLDLAEVVLTLKASGIIDIAGFPWLEKPDPRALERAELLLADLGALQGPRHEISDTGSRMLKFPVHPRYARMLIEADKRGCVRAVALMAALTQGRSFLLRGVPKSVEEAREDVLGEETESDFFLLMRAWRFADQNRYGLDACRRLGIHAQSARQVGPLFEQFLEIAEKEGLDVAEGRVDGAAVRKCVLAGFSDQLAKRLDAGTLRCELVHKRRGMLARESAIQRSPLLVAAEVSEIEGRGGEVNVLLGLATSIEEAWLKELFPEDYLSTTGVVYDESAKRVIARRERRFRDLVLEAKASADDVPYDAAARLLTEQILAGNIKLETWDDTVEQWITRVNRLAEWFPEFEVNPLTDADRATLIEQVCYGELGAKDVRDKPVMPILRDWLTSEQLAALDDCLPERLTMANGRKSRITYHKEGAPVLSARIQELYGIEGRFSLGRGRVPVKIEVLAPNQRPIQVTEDLSRFWVEMYPRIKAELSRRYPRHEWR, from the coding sequence ATGCCTGCCGATCTGCCCATCTACGAACTCGAGTCGTCTCTCATCGAGGCGCTCAAAAACGAGGGAAGAGTGATCGTCCATGCACCCACTGGCTCGGGGAAGTCCACACAGGTGCCCCAGATGCTTCTCGCCCACGGCCTGTTGGACAAGGGCGAGGTCGTCGTACTCCAGCCCCGGCGCCTGGCGGCACGCATGCTTGCCAAGCGAGTGGCTGAGGAAATGGGCTGTGCCCTTGGCGACACCGTGGGGTACCAGATTCGCCTCGAGTCTCGCGTGAGCGCGCGCACCCGCATTCGCTTCGTGACAGAGGGAATCCTGCTGCGCCAGATGTCCTTTGACGCACTCCTGCGTGGCGTGGCGGTCGTTGTCTTTGATGAGTTCCATGAACGGCACCTCTATGGCGACATCAGCCTGGCGCGTGCGCTCCAGATTCAGCGGGATGCACGGCCCGACCTGAAGATCATTGTCATGTCGGCGACACTTGATGCGGAAGTACTCCGGAGCTATCTCCAGCCATGCCGGGTCCTCACTTCGCAGGGGCGCAGCTTCCCGGTGCAGATTGAGTATCTCCCCAAGTCGGTTAACTTCGATGCAGAGCCGGTGTGGGATGTCGCGGCGCGGGAATGCGCGCGGATCGCCGGGGCAACCTCCGGGGATATGCTGGTGTTCATGCCGGGCGCGTATGAGATAAGCAGGACTTTGCAGGCGGTGCAGGGAATGCGGGAACTTCGCGGGTTTGCGGCGCTCCCGTTGCATGGCGAACTGCCGCCCGACCAGCAGGATCGCGCGGTGGCCAAGGCGGATTCCCGCAAAATCATCGTTTCCACCAATGTCGCGGAAACCTCGCTCACCATCGACGGTGTGACTGCAGTCGTGGACGCCGGATTGGCGCGAATGGCGCGCTTCGATCCGCACCGTGGCATCAACACCCTGTTGATCGAGAAGATCTCAGCGGCGAGCGCCGACCAGAGGGCCGGCCGAGCGGGTCGCACCGCCCCAGGTGTATGCCTGCGACTCTGGACGGAACGGGAGCACGCCCAACGTCCGCTGCAGGAAGTTCCCGAAGTCCGGCGACTGGACCTCGCGGAGGTGGTGCTGACGCTCAAGGCCAGTGGGATTATCGACATCGCGGGCTTTCCCTGGCTTGAGAAGCCGGATCCGCGCGCCTTGGAAAGGGCAGAGCTCCTGCTCGCGGACCTGGGGGCACTGCAGGGACCGCGTCACGAAATTTCGGATACGGGAAGCCGGATGCTCAAGTTTCCCGTGCATCCCCGCTATGCCCGGATGCTGATTGAGGCGGATAAGCGAGGCTGTGTGCGTGCGGTGGCGCTGATGGCCGCCCTGACGCAGGGTCGCAGCTTCCTCCTGCGGGGCGTGCCCAAGTCGGTTGAGGAAGCCCGGGAGGACGTGCTCGGCGAGGAGACCGAGTCAGATTTCTTCCTCCTGATGCGAGCCTGGCGTTTCGCCGATCAGAACAGGTACGGACTGGATGCCTGCCGGCGCCTGGGTATCCATGCGCAGTCGGCGCGGCAGGTGGGTCCGCTGTTCGAGCAATTTTTGGAGATCGCCGAGAAGGAGGGTCTGGATGTCGCAGAGGGACGCGTCGATGGCGCCGCGGTGAGAAAGTGCGTGCTTGCAGGCTTCAGCGACCAACTGGCCAAACGACTTGATGCCGGGACGCTTCGTTGCGAACTCGTCCACAAGCGGCGGGGTATGCTGGCGCGTGAATCCGCCATCCAGCGCAGCCCCCTGCTCGTCGCCGCAGAGGTGAGCGAGATCGAGGGCAGGGGAGGAGAGGTCAACGTGCTGCTGGGGTTGGCGACCTCGATTGAGGAGGCCTGGCTGAAGGAGCTTTTCCCGGAGGACTACCTGAGTACGACTGGCGTGGTGTATGATGAGTCGGCGAAGCGCGTGATCGCGCGGCGCGAACGGAGATTCCGAGACCTCGTGCTCGAGGCGAAAGCCAGCGCGGATGACGTGCCGTATGACGCCGCCGCAAGGCTTCTGACAGAGCAGATTCTCGCGGGAAACATCAAGCTTGAGACATGGGACGACACGGTTGAACAGTGGATCACCCGCGTGAATCGACTCGCCGAATGGTTCCCTGAGTTCGAGGTGAACCCCTTGACCGACGCCGACCGCGCGACACTTATCGAGCAGGTCTGCTACGGTGAACTCGGCGCGAAGGACGTGCGGGACAAGCCGGTCATGCCAATCCTTCGCGACTGGCTGACGTCGGAGCAACTCGCGGCGCTCGACGACTGCCTGCCCGAACGCCTGACGATGGCGAACGGCCGGAAGTCCAGGATCACCTACCACAAGGAAGGAGCGCCTGTATTGAGCGCACGGATACAGGAGCTGTACGGCATCGAGGGTCGTTTTTCCCTGGGACGAGGCCGTGTGCCGGTAAAAATCGAGGTCCTTGCGCCCAACCAGCGACCGATCCAGGTGACAGAGGACCTTTCCCGCTTTTGGGTGGAGATGTACCCGAGAATCAAGGCTGAGCTTTCCCGCCGGTATCCGCGCCACGAATGGAGATGA